In Arthrobacter sp. CDRTa11, one DNA window encodes the following:
- a CDS encoding MSMEG_4193 family putative phosphomutase, protein MATVLLVRHGRTTANATGLLAGRAAGVSLDEVGRQQAVLTGERLEAVPLVGVVSSPLERCQQTAQLILDRQAGTPYAPLEPDLTECDYGQWQGRTLIDLATEDLWSAVQSQPSAVVFPGGESMAAMQARAVAAIRRHDAAFEAEYGPGAVWVAVSHGDVIKSILADALGMHLDLFQRINVSPASVSIVRYSARRPSVHATNTDAGDLSWLSNGIHAGDAPVGGGAGQQAS, encoded by the coding sequence ATGGCGACAGTTCTTCTCGTGCGGCACGGACGCACCACAGCCAATGCCACTGGACTGCTGGCCGGCCGGGCCGCCGGCGTCAGCCTGGACGAGGTCGGGCGCCAGCAGGCGGTTTTGACCGGAGAGCGGCTCGAGGCAGTGCCCTTAGTTGGGGTGGTATCGAGCCCTCTCGAGCGTTGTCAGCAGACCGCCCAGCTCATCCTCGATCGCCAGGCTGGCACTCCGTATGCGCCGTTGGAACCCGATCTTACCGAGTGCGATTACGGCCAGTGGCAGGGCCGCACGCTCATTGATCTCGCAACCGAAGATCTGTGGTCGGCTGTGCAATCGCAGCCGTCCGCCGTCGTCTTTCCCGGCGGTGAATCCATGGCCGCGATGCAGGCCCGGGCGGTAGCAGCAATCCGACGCCACGATGCAGCCTTCGAAGCCGAGTACGGGCCAGGAGCCGTATGGGTGGCGGTGAGTCACGGTGACGTCATCAAATCGATCCTCGCCGACGCGCTGGGTATGCACCTCGACCTGTTCCAGCGCATTAATGTAAGCCCTGCCTCCGTATCGATCGTGCGCTACAGCGCCCGTCGGCCAAGCGTCCACGCGACCAACACCGACGCCGGGGATCTGTCCTGGCTGTCGAACGGCATCCACGCCGGCGATGCGCCGGTGGGCGGCGGTGCAGGGCAACAGGCGTCATGA
- a CDS encoding SCO1664 family protein: MPAPDLLTAELTLTGRITTASNATFLGSIGDTTVVYKPIAGEKPLWDFPDGFLAHREVAAYLVSEVLGWNVVPRTWLRDGPLGEGMVQLWQESDPDQNAVDLIASDDVPEIGWKHVLEGQDENGRMIALIHEDSPALRRMAVFDVVVNNADRKGDHILAMTDGHRHGVDHGLTFHRDHKLRTVLWGWLGDALTVEELEGIDRVSEGLEGELGRNLADLLTAEEIASVATRCARLRLAGRFPAPSGEMAAVPWPLFWRSYGKALPADLR; the protein is encoded by the coding sequence ATGCCCGCGCCCGACCTGCTGACTGCCGAGCTGACGCTCACCGGACGCATCACGACGGCGTCGAACGCCACCTTCCTGGGCAGCATCGGCGATACGACGGTCGTCTATAAGCCCATAGCCGGGGAAAAACCGCTGTGGGATTTTCCCGACGGCTTCCTTGCCCACCGAGAGGTTGCCGCCTACCTGGTCTCGGAGGTCCTCGGCTGGAATGTAGTGCCACGCACCTGGCTGCGCGATGGTCCTTTGGGCGAAGGGATGGTGCAGCTGTGGCAGGAGTCAGACCCCGACCAGAACGCGGTGGACCTCATTGCGTCGGACGACGTACCGGAGATCGGTTGGAAACACGTCCTCGAAGGTCAGGATGAGAACGGACGTATGATCGCCCTCATACACGAGGACTCTCCGGCGCTCAGACGCATGGCGGTGTTCGACGTCGTCGTGAACAACGCCGACCGCAAAGGCGACCACATCCTTGCCATGACGGATGGACACCGGCACGGCGTGGACCACGGGCTTACCTTTCACCGCGACCACAAGCTGCGCACGGTGCTGTGGGGGTGGCTGGGAGACGCTCTGACCGTCGAGGAACTTGAGGGCATCGACCGTGTGAGCGAAGGACTGGAGGGTGAGCTGGGCCGAAACCTGGCGGACCTGCTCACCGCCGAAGAAATTGCGTCGGTCGCCACACGCTGCGCCCGGTTGCGTTTGGCGGGTCGGTTCCCGGCCCCGAGCGGTGAGATGGCTGCGGTGCCCTGGCCGCTTTTCTGGAGGAGTTACGGCAAGGCTTTGCCAGCCGACTTACGTTGA
- a CDS encoding VOC family protein — MTTDAPKPTVRQLRLVVEAQDYEAALIFYRDVLGLPEQEAYEGEGDARVTILDAGRATLELSNPAQVKLIDRVEADGQPSARLRVAFEVDDTAAVTTELVEAGAELIATPRETPWRSLNSRLSAPAGLQVTLFQELEPAADHVHNPGYKKP; from the coding sequence ATGACTACTGACGCCCCTAAGCCCACCGTCCGCCAGCTCCGCCTCGTCGTGGAGGCTCAGGACTACGAAGCGGCCCTGATCTTCTATCGCGATGTACTGGGCCTCCCCGAGCAGGAAGCCTACGAGGGAGAGGGCGACGCTCGCGTCACGATACTGGATGCCGGGCGTGCCACCCTTGAGCTGTCCAACCCGGCCCAGGTAAAGCTCATCGACCGGGTGGAAGCGGATGGCCAGCCCAGTGCCAGGCTCCGGGTGGCCTTCGAAGTGGACGACACAGCAGCTGTAACCACTGAGCTTGTGGAAGCGGGAGCTGAATTGATCGCCACGCCGCGGGAAACCCCGTGGCGGTCCTTGAACTCCCGGCTTTCGGCGCCGGCCGGCCTTCAGGTGACGCTTTTCCAGGAACTCGAACCGGCCGCTGACCATGTCCACAACCCGGGCTACAAAAAGCCCTGA
- a CDS encoding DUF3090 domain-containing protein — MPTRIHEFDWPDRVVVGTIGLPGARTFYLQVRAGTQIVSIGMEKQQSALLADKIDEILDQLLSVEGNPHSVPTSTPVELVDNDQLEAVQEQFRTGAMSLGWDPTTAQVVIEAYPITDVDIDNDDESPEEDDAEVPEMLLVRMPVGAARAFAKRTREVVGAGRPACPLCGYPVDPDGHVCTLPEV; from the coding sequence ATGCCTACACGTATTCATGAGTTTGACTGGCCTGATCGGGTCGTCGTTGGCACCATTGGCCTTCCGGGGGCACGGACGTTCTACCTGCAGGTGCGGGCAGGGACTCAGATCGTAAGTATCGGCATGGAGAAGCAGCAGTCGGCTCTGCTCGCAGATAAAATCGACGAAATTCTCGACCAGCTTCTCAGCGTAGAGGGAAACCCTCACAGCGTTCCCACGAGTACTCCCGTTGAATTGGTTGACAATGACCAGCTCGAGGCCGTTCAGGAGCAGTTTCGGACCGGCGCCATGAGTTTAGGTTGGGACCCGACGACGGCGCAGGTCGTCATAGAGGCCTACCCGATCACCGATGTCGACATTGATAACGACGACGAATCGCCTGAAGAGGATGACGCTGAAGTGCCCGAAATGCTGCTGGTGCGGATGCCGGTTGGTGCCGCCCGTGCTTTCGCCAAGCGCACCCGTGAGGTTGTGGGCGCTGGGCGTCCCGCATGCCCACTGTGCGGTTACCCGGTGGACCCAGACGGACACGTCTGCACTCTTCCCGAGGTCTGA